The Motacilla alba alba isolate MOTALB_02 chromosome 22, Motacilla_alba_V1.0_pri, whole genome shotgun sequence genome has a window encoding:
- the LOC119710897 gene encoding adhesion G protein-coupled receptor A2-like isoform X2, protein MRRAAALVLLAAALSGPGAGARSCPALSLGCKCAAERAKAGGGPGAPRRRVVCSGGGLPAPPEPRLLPEGTVTLLLGNNKITVLENGSFFGLRALEKLDLKNNLISTVQPGAFLGLPELKRLDLSNNRIGCLSASVFQGLPNLLRLNMSGNIFSSLPPGVFDELPSLKVVDFATEYLTCDCNLRWVLRWARERPAQISERTACAFPRQLRGVGLRGARDGQLRCAGAPELHTHHLIPSLRQVVFQGDRLPFQCTATYLDNSTQIRWFHNREPVREDEQTGVIVEESLIHDCTFITSELILSNIHVSANGEWECAVSTSQGNVSKKVEIVVLETSASYCPAERVTNNRGDFRWPRTLAGITAYQPCLQHPFAAGPAGAGPAGEKQAWRRCDRTGRWEDGDYSHCLYTNDITRVLYTFVLMPINASNALTLAHQLRVYTAEAANFSDMVDVLYVAQMIEKFIGYVDQIKQLTDVIVEMASNIMLVDDHILWMSQKEEKACTSIVRSLERIAAHTLGSNSQHMAVNSRNIAFEAYVVKPESYVGLSCVAFQRWDGTPSPPGRAPLAERGAEPTPDQQLRLRCTTGRPNISLSSFHIKNSIALASIQLPPSLFASPAPAPPGADCKLQLLVFRNGKLFCSTGNSSRLADDGKRRSVATPVIYAGTYGCGVGNLSEPVAVSLRHPGEGTDPVAAYWNFEVLGGMGGWSAEGCQLGAREPNVTSLHCRHLSNVAVLMVGIILHYSSLSTLLWMAVKARVLYKELTWKAPQQPDRDASQAAPRPMLRFYLIAGGIPLIICGITAAVNIQNYHDNNPYCWLVWRPSLGAFYVPVAFILLVTWIYFLCAGLSLQCRPSHHKDIPEPLEPPPRLGTAGDLLTDSGSISVTLNSGLPCPEGDGVYSLRVQFWALVATHALYVALWTFGAMAMSQRWYLSIVFSCLYGVTAVALGLFIFVHHCLRRRDVLSSWFSCCPSYRNALPMQAYVHPGLGPEDGSQVFIGCEPEAARSGASSSSSPSSAGSAGGRCKLTNLQVAQSQAESRPAPCPEPDAADGKPVRHTGNLHGRRSHRGRTKPCRDGKHHRLKMLRGPSEHPSSESGSLHNSHSEGYPSGRTSPASARPRGPQDGDALPSPSEGSDGGRRVPDFAEARRRSGSRDNLRPGGSAEREAKRRSYPLNVGSHNGGLKGSKYDINLAGGDGAAGMKTGLWKSETTV, encoded by the exons gctgctgggCAACAACAAGATCACGGTGCTGGAGAACGGCTCCTTCTTCGGGCTGCGGGCTCTGGAGAAGCT GGACCTGAAGAACAACCTGATCAGCACGGTCCAGCCAGGCGCCTTCCTCGGCCTCCCCGAGCTGAAGCGGCT GGACCTCTCCAACAACCGCATCGGCTGCCTGAGTGCCAGCGtcttccagggcctccccaACCTCCTCCGACT GAACATGTCGGGAAACATCTTCTCCAGCCTCCCGCCCGGTGTTTTTGATGAGCTCCCCTCCCTGAAAGTCGT GGACTTCGCCACCGAGTACCTGACGTGCGACTGCAACCTGCGCTGGGTGCTGCGCTGGGCCCGCGAGCGGCCGGCGCAGATCTCGGAGCGCACGGCGTGCGCCTTCCCCCGGCAGCTGCGCGGCGTGGGCCTGCGAGGGGCGCGGGACGGGCAGCTCCGCTGCG CGGGAGCCCCGGAGCTGCACACCCACCACCTCATCCCGTCGCTGCGCCAGGTGGTTTTCCAGGGAGACCGGCTGCCCTTCCAGTGCACGGCCACGTACCTGGACAACAGCACCCAGATCCGCTGGTTCCACAACCGCGAGCCCGTGCGGGAGGATGAGCAGACGGGCGTCATCGTGGAGGAGAGTCTCATCCATGACTGCACCTTCATCACCAG CGAGCTCATCCTCTCCAACATCCACGTCTCCGCCAACGGCGAGTGGGAATGCGCCGTCTCCACCTCCCAGGGCAACGTCAGCAAGAAGGTGGAGATCGTGGTGCTGGAGACCTCCGCGTCCTACTGCCCTGCCGAGCGGGTCACCAACAACCGCGGGGACTTCAG GTGGCCTCGCACCCTGGCGGGGATCACGGCCtaccagccctgcctgcagcacccgttcgccgcggggccggcgggcgcggggccggcgggcgaGAAGCAGGCGTGGCGGCGCTGCGACCGCACCGGGCGCTGGGAGGACGGCGACTACTCGCACTGCCTCTACACCAACGACATCACCCGCGTGCTCTACACCTTCGTGCTG ATGCCCATCAACGCCTCCAACGCCCTGACCCTGGCTCACCAGCTCCGTGTCTACACGGCCGAGGCAGCCAACTTCTCAGACATGGTTGATGTCCTCTACGTGGCCCAGATGATAGAGAAGTTTATCGGCTACGTGGACCAGATCAAGCAG ctgacAGACGTGATCGTGGAGATGGCCAGCAACATCATGCTGGTGGACGACCACATCCTGTGGATGTCCCAGAAGGAGGAGAAGGCCTGCACCAGCATCGTGCGCTCCCTGGAGAGGATCGCGGCCCACACGCTGGGCAGCAACTCCCAGCACATGGCAGTG AACTCTCGCAACATCGCCTTCGAGGCGTACGTGGTGAAGCCCGAGAGCTAcgtggggctgagctgtgtggcGTTCCAGCGGTGGGACGGGACCCCGAGCCCCCCGGGACGGGCCCCCCTGGCCGAGCGGGGGGCCGAGCCCACGCCCgaccagcagctcaggctccGCTGCACCACGGGGCGCCCCAACATCTCCCTGAGCAGCTTCCACATCAAG AACAGCATCGCCCTGGCCTCCATCCAGCTGCCGCCCAGCCTGTTCGCCAGccccgccccagccccgccgggGGCCGACTGCaagctccagctcctggtctTCCGCAACGGGAAACTCTTCTGCAGCACCGGGAACTCCTCCCGCCTGGCCGACGACGGCAAACGCCGCAGCGTGGCCACCCCAGTCATCTACGCCGGGACCT atgGCTGTGGAGTGGGGAACCTGTCTGAGCCGGTGGCTGTGTCCCTGCGACACCCCGGGGAGGGCACGGACCCCGTGGCTGCGTACTGGAACTTCGAGGTGCTGGGGGGCATGGGGGGCTGGAGCGCTGAGGGGTGCCAGCTGGGCGCCCGCGAGCCCAACGTCACCTCCCTGCACTGCCGGCACCTCAGCAACGTGGCCGTGCTCATG GTCGGCATCATCTTGCACTACTCGTCCCTCTCCACGCTGCTCTGGATGGCGGTGAAAGCCCGAGTGCTCTACAAGGAGCTGACCTGGAAGGCGCCGCAGCAGCCGGACAGGGACGCGTCGCAGGCAGCCCCCAGACCCATGCTGCG GTTCTACCTGATCGCCGGTGGGATCCCCCTCATCATCTGTGGGATCACGGCAGCTGTCAACATCCAAAACTACCACGACAACAACCCCTA ctgctggctggtgTGGCGGCCCAGCCTGGGCGCTTTCTACGTCCCCGTGGCTTTCATCCTGCTCGTCACCTGGATTTATTTCCTCTGCGCCGGGCTCAGCCTCCAGTGCCGACCCTCGCACCACAAAGACATCCCGGAGCCGCTGGAGCCCCCGCCGCGGCTGGGGACCGCCGGTGACCTCCTGACAGACTCTGGGTCCATCTCGGTGACGCTGAACTcggggctgccctgccccgAGGGGGACGGCGTGTACTCTCTGCGGGTGCAGTTCTGGGCGCTGGTGGCCACCCACGCCCTGTACGTGGCCCTGTGGACGTTCGGCGCCATGGCCATGTCCCAGCGCTGGTACCTGAGCATCGTCTTCAGCTGCCTCTACGGCGTCACCGCCGTGGCGCTGGGGCTCTTCATCTTCGTCCATCACTGCCTGCGGCGCCGGGACGTGCTCAGCTCCTGGTTCTCCTGCTGCCCGTCGTACCGGAACGCGCTGCCCATGCAGGCCTACGTGCACCCCGGGCTGGGGCCGGAGGACGGCTCGCAGGTCTTCATCGGCTGCGAGCCAGAGGCCGCTCGCTCCggcgcctcctcctcctcctcgcccaGCAGCGCCGGCTCTGCCGGGGGCCGCTGCAAGCTCACCAACCTGCAGGTAGCCCAGAGCCAGGCGGAATCGCGCCCGGCGCCCTGCCCGGAGCCGGACGCTGCCGACGGCAAGCCCGTCAGGCACACCGGCAACCTCCACGGCCGCAGGAGCCACCGGGGCAGAACTAAGCCGTGCCGGGACGGGAAGCACCACCGCTTGAAAATGCTGCGGGGCCCCTCGGAGCACCCGTCCAGCGAGAGCGGCAGCCTCCACAACAGCCACTCCGAGGGCTACCCCAGCGGCAGGACCAGCCCGGCCAGCGCCCGGCCGCGGGGGCCGCAGGACGGGGACGCGCTCCCCAGCCCCTCGGAGGGCAGCGACGGCGGGCGGCGGGTGCCCGACTTCGCCGAGGCTCGCCGGAGGAGCGGCAGCCGGGACAACCTGCGGCCGGGCGGCAGCGCCGAGAGGGAGGCGAAGCGCCGCTCCTACCCCCTCAACGTGGGCAGCCACAACGGCGGCCTCAAGGGCAGCAAGTACGACATCAACCTGGCCGGCGGCGACGGCGCGGCCGGCATGAAGACCGGCCTCTGGAAGAGCGAAACCACCGTGTGA
- the LOC119710802 gene encoding transcription factor IIIB 50 kDa subunit-like, which translates to MAARGRCPECGSASLVEDAHYAQQQLVCAACGCVLAEGLLTTTYTDEEHLREVAYSQSTGQKEQLSRCLQRGIRRVQDLCKVLQLPAAFEETAVSYFQRALQLPAFHLVSLEKKELLGGCCVLVTCRQRRWPLTMGTVCSLLYAKQELFASVYLSLQRELGLSVPALSLADLVTTHLSSFRLVQPTASVPAPFLEDKEKLLARTMAIVELASETWLVTGRHPVPVVTAAAFLAWQSLRPGPRLSCPLARFCRLAGVELPPPAQLRLRELLEILLGMASQLSWLRGFRLDKKTVVKHIGDLLQHRLFLLKRAFSQQDGQEQQDTAPGQGSVSQGSVSQGCQDSVSQGSVSQGCQDSVSQDSVSHGCPGQSSLDPGSLDKDSPGQDSPGQGSMSQGSVDEDSPGQDSLAQGSVSQVCPGQGSVDPGSLDKDSPGRDSPGQGSVSQVCLAQGSVDPDSLDKDSPGQVCPGQGSVDPDSLDKDSPGQGCPGQGPPSPPAVAQQQGCPSAGQQQRGATLRPLLPPCLIHPRKRLRPAAPSAPAAAVTGDEPISDSEIEQYLRSPEEIRAFRRAKAWS; encoded by the exons atggcggcgcggggccggtgCCCCGAGTGCGGCTCGGCGTCGCTGGTGGAGGACGCGCACTACGCGCAGCAGCAGCTGGTCTGTGCCGCCTGCGGCTGCGTTCTGGCCGAGGGACTCCTCACCACCACCTACACCGACGAGGAGCATCTGCGGG AGGTCGCCTATTCCCAGAGCACTGGccagaaggagcagctgagccgCTGCCTGCAGCGAG GGATCCGGCGCGTCCAGGACCTCtgcaaggtgctgcagctgccggCAGCGTTCGAGGAAACGGCTGTGTCCTACTTCCAgagggccctgcagctgcctgccttCCACctggtcagcctggagaagaaggagctgctggggggctgctgCGTGCTGGTGACGTGCCGGCAGCGCCGCTGGCCGCTGACCATGGGCACCGTGTGCTCCCTGCTCTACGCCAAGCAGGAGCTCTTTGCCAGCGTCTACCTGAGcctgcagagggagctggggctctccGTGCCCGCCCTGAGCCTGGCAGACCTGGTGACAACGCACCTGAGCAG CTTCCGGCTGGTCCAGCCCACGGCCAGCGTCCCCGCGCCCTTCCTGGAGGacaaggagaagctgctggcCCGGACCATGGCCATTGTGGAGCTGGCCAGCGAGACGTGGCTGGTGACCGGCCGGCACCCCGTGCCCGTGGTCACGGCCGCGGCCTTCCTGGCCTGGCAGTCGCtgcggcccggcccgcgcctCTCGTGCCCCTTGGCGCGGTTCTGCCGCCTGGCAGGGGTGGAGCTGCCCCCCCCGGCCCAGCTCaggctcagggagctgctggagatcctgctgggaatggcctcccagctctcctggctgcgCGGCTTCCGCCTGGACAAGAAGACGGTGGTGAAGCACATCGGGGACCTGCTGCAGCACCGGCTGTTCCTGCTGAAACGCGCCTTCAGCCAGCAGGacgggcaggagcagcaggacacggccccagggcagggctctgtgagccagggctctgtgagccagggctgccaggactCTGTGAGCCAGGGCTctgtgagccagggctgccaggactCTGTGAGCCAGGACTCTGTGAGCCATGGGTGCCCGGGCCAGAGCTCTCTGGACCCAGGCTCCCTGGATAAGGACTCTCCAGGCCAGGATTCCCCAGGTCAGGGCTCTATGAGCCAGGGTTCCGTGGATGAGGACTCTCCAGGCCAGGATTCCCTAGCCCAGGGCTCCGTGAGCCAGGTCTGCCCAGGCCAGGGCTCTGTGGACCCAGGCTCCCTGGATAAGGACTCCCCAGGCCGGGATTCCCCAGGCCAGGGCTCCGTGAGCCAGGTCTGCCTagcccagggctctgtggaCCCGGACTCCCTGGATAAGGACTCCCCAGGCCAGGTCTGCCCAGGCCAGGGCTCTGTGGACCCGGACTCCCTGGATAAGGACTCcccaggccagggctgcccaggccagggcccccccagccctcctgcggtggcacagcagcagggctgtccctcggcagggcagcagcagcgggggGCCACCCTGaggcccctgctgcccccctgCCTCATCCACCCCAGGAAGAGGCTGCGGCCGGCGGCTCCGAGCGCTCCGGCCGCGGCCGTGACGGGCGACGAGCCCATCTCAGACAGCGAGATCGAGCAGTACCTGCGGAGCCCCGAGGAGATCCGCGCCTTCAGGAGGGCCAAGGCCTGGTCCTGA
- the LOC119710897 gene encoding adhesion G protein-coupled receptor A2-like isoform X1 has product MRRAAALVLLAAALSGPGAGARSCPALSLGCKCAAERAKAGGGPGAPRRRVVCSGGGLPAPPEPRLLPEGTVTLLLGNNKITVLENGSFFGLRALEKLDLKNNLISTVQPGAFLGLPELKRLDLSNNRIGCLSASVFQGLPNLLRLNMSGNIFSSLPPGVFDELPSLKVVDFATEYLTCDCNLRWVLRWARERPAQISERTACAFPRQLRGVGLRGARDGQLRCAGAPELHTHHLIPSLRQVVFQGDRLPFQCTATYLDNSTQIRWFHNREPVREDEQTGVIVEESLIHDCTFITSELILSNIHVSANGEWECAVSTSQGNVSKKVEIVVLETSASYCPAERVTNNRGDFRWPRTLAGITAYQPCLQHPFAAGPAGAGPAGEKQAWRRCDRTGRWEDGDYSHCLYTNDITRVLYTFVLMPINASNALTLAHQLRVYTAEAANFSDMVDVLYVAQMIEKFIGYVDQIKQLTDVIVEMASNIMLVDDHILWMSQKEEKACTSIVRSLERIAAHTLGSNSQHMAVNSRNIAFEAYVVKPESYVGLSCVAFQRWDGTPSPPGRAPLAERGAEPTPDQQLRLRCTTGRPNISLSSFHIKNSIALASIQLPPSLFASPAPAPPGADCKLQLLVFRNGKLFCSTGNSSRLADDGKRRSVATPVIYAGTYGCGVGNLSEPVAVSLRHPGEGTDPVAAYWNFEVLGGMGGWSAEGCQLGAREPNVTSLHCRHLSNVAVLMELSGFPSEAQGAVEVLHPAMYTCTAVLLLCLFTTIITYIVHHGTILIPRKGWHMLLNLCFHIAMTAAVFAGGITLTGYRAVCQAVGIILHYSSLSTLLWMAVKARVLYKELTWKAPQQPDRDASQAAPRPMLRFYLIAGGIPLIICGITAAVNIQNYHDNNPYCWLVWRPSLGAFYVPVAFILLVTWIYFLCAGLSLQCRPSHHKDIPEPLEPPPRLGTAGDLLTDSGSISVTLNSGLPCPEGDGVYSLRVQFWALVATHALYVALWTFGAMAMSQRWYLSIVFSCLYGVTAVALGLFIFVHHCLRRRDVLSSWFSCCPSYRNALPMQAYVHPGLGPEDGSQVFIGCEPEAARSGASSSSSPSSAGSAGGRCKLTNLQVAQSQAESRPAPCPEPDAADGKPVRHTGNLHGRRSHRGRTKPCRDGKHHRLKMLRGPSEHPSSESGSLHNSHSEGYPSGRTSPASARPRGPQDGDALPSPSEGSDGGRRVPDFAEARRRSGSRDNLRPGGSAEREAKRRSYPLNVGSHNGGLKGSKYDINLAGGDGAAGMKTGLWKSETTV; this is encoded by the exons gctgctgggCAACAACAAGATCACGGTGCTGGAGAACGGCTCCTTCTTCGGGCTGCGGGCTCTGGAGAAGCT GGACCTGAAGAACAACCTGATCAGCACGGTCCAGCCAGGCGCCTTCCTCGGCCTCCCCGAGCTGAAGCGGCT GGACCTCTCCAACAACCGCATCGGCTGCCTGAGTGCCAGCGtcttccagggcctccccaACCTCCTCCGACT GAACATGTCGGGAAACATCTTCTCCAGCCTCCCGCCCGGTGTTTTTGATGAGCTCCCCTCCCTGAAAGTCGT GGACTTCGCCACCGAGTACCTGACGTGCGACTGCAACCTGCGCTGGGTGCTGCGCTGGGCCCGCGAGCGGCCGGCGCAGATCTCGGAGCGCACGGCGTGCGCCTTCCCCCGGCAGCTGCGCGGCGTGGGCCTGCGAGGGGCGCGGGACGGGCAGCTCCGCTGCG CGGGAGCCCCGGAGCTGCACACCCACCACCTCATCCCGTCGCTGCGCCAGGTGGTTTTCCAGGGAGACCGGCTGCCCTTCCAGTGCACGGCCACGTACCTGGACAACAGCACCCAGATCCGCTGGTTCCACAACCGCGAGCCCGTGCGGGAGGATGAGCAGACGGGCGTCATCGTGGAGGAGAGTCTCATCCATGACTGCACCTTCATCACCAG CGAGCTCATCCTCTCCAACATCCACGTCTCCGCCAACGGCGAGTGGGAATGCGCCGTCTCCACCTCCCAGGGCAACGTCAGCAAGAAGGTGGAGATCGTGGTGCTGGAGACCTCCGCGTCCTACTGCCCTGCCGAGCGGGTCACCAACAACCGCGGGGACTTCAG GTGGCCTCGCACCCTGGCGGGGATCACGGCCtaccagccctgcctgcagcacccgttcgccgcggggccggcgggcgcggggccggcgggcgaGAAGCAGGCGTGGCGGCGCTGCGACCGCACCGGGCGCTGGGAGGACGGCGACTACTCGCACTGCCTCTACACCAACGACATCACCCGCGTGCTCTACACCTTCGTGCTG ATGCCCATCAACGCCTCCAACGCCCTGACCCTGGCTCACCAGCTCCGTGTCTACACGGCCGAGGCAGCCAACTTCTCAGACATGGTTGATGTCCTCTACGTGGCCCAGATGATAGAGAAGTTTATCGGCTACGTGGACCAGATCAAGCAG ctgacAGACGTGATCGTGGAGATGGCCAGCAACATCATGCTGGTGGACGACCACATCCTGTGGATGTCCCAGAAGGAGGAGAAGGCCTGCACCAGCATCGTGCGCTCCCTGGAGAGGATCGCGGCCCACACGCTGGGCAGCAACTCCCAGCACATGGCAGTG AACTCTCGCAACATCGCCTTCGAGGCGTACGTGGTGAAGCCCGAGAGCTAcgtggggctgagctgtgtggcGTTCCAGCGGTGGGACGGGACCCCGAGCCCCCCGGGACGGGCCCCCCTGGCCGAGCGGGGGGCCGAGCCCACGCCCgaccagcagctcaggctccGCTGCACCACGGGGCGCCCCAACATCTCCCTGAGCAGCTTCCACATCAAG AACAGCATCGCCCTGGCCTCCATCCAGCTGCCGCCCAGCCTGTTCGCCAGccccgccccagccccgccgggGGCCGACTGCaagctccagctcctggtctTCCGCAACGGGAAACTCTTCTGCAGCACCGGGAACTCCTCCCGCCTGGCCGACGACGGCAAACGCCGCAGCGTGGCCACCCCAGTCATCTACGCCGGGACCT atgGCTGTGGAGTGGGGAACCTGTCTGAGCCGGTGGCTGTGTCCCTGCGACACCCCGGGGAGGGCACGGACCCCGTGGCTGCGTACTGGAACTTCGAGGTGCTGGGGGGCATGGGGGGCTGGAGCGCTGAGGGGTGCCAGCTGGGCGCCCGCGAGCCCAACGTCACCTCCCTGCACTGCCGGCACCTCAGCAACGTGGCCGTGCTCATG gagctcAGTGGGTTCCCCAGCGAGGCGCAAGGCGCTGTGGAGGTGCTGCACCCGGCCATGTACACCTGCACggccgtgctgctgctctgcctcttcaCCACCATCATCACCTACATCGTCCACCACGG CACCATCCTCATCCCGCGCAAGGGCTGGCACATGCTGCTTAACCTGTGCTTCCACATCGCCATGACAGCCGCCGTCTTCGCGGGAGGCATCACCCTCACCGGCTACCGGGCCGTGTGCCAGGCC GTCGGCATCATCTTGCACTACTCGTCCCTCTCCACGCTGCTCTGGATGGCGGTGAAAGCCCGAGTGCTCTACAAGGAGCTGACCTGGAAGGCGCCGCAGCAGCCGGACAGGGACGCGTCGCAGGCAGCCCCCAGACCCATGCTGCG GTTCTACCTGATCGCCGGTGGGATCCCCCTCATCATCTGTGGGATCACGGCAGCTGTCAACATCCAAAACTACCACGACAACAACCCCTA ctgctggctggtgTGGCGGCCCAGCCTGGGCGCTTTCTACGTCCCCGTGGCTTTCATCCTGCTCGTCACCTGGATTTATTTCCTCTGCGCCGGGCTCAGCCTCCAGTGCCGACCCTCGCACCACAAAGACATCCCGGAGCCGCTGGAGCCCCCGCCGCGGCTGGGGACCGCCGGTGACCTCCTGACAGACTCTGGGTCCATCTCGGTGACGCTGAACTcggggctgccctgccccgAGGGGGACGGCGTGTACTCTCTGCGGGTGCAGTTCTGGGCGCTGGTGGCCACCCACGCCCTGTACGTGGCCCTGTGGACGTTCGGCGCCATGGCCATGTCCCAGCGCTGGTACCTGAGCATCGTCTTCAGCTGCCTCTACGGCGTCACCGCCGTGGCGCTGGGGCTCTTCATCTTCGTCCATCACTGCCTGCGGCGCCGGGACGTGCTCAGCTCCTGGTTCTCCTGCTGCCCGTCGTACCGGAACGCGCTGCCCATGCAGGCCTACGTGCACCCCGGGCTGGGGCCGGAGGACGGCTCGCAGGTCTTCATCGGCTGCGAGCCAGAGGCCGCTCGCTCCggcgcctcctcctcctcctcgcccaGCAGCGCCGGCTCTGCCGGGGGCCGCTGCAAGCTCACCAACCTGCAGGTAGCCCAGAGCCAGGCGGAATCGCGCCCGGCGCCCTGCCCGGAGCCGGACGCTGCCGACGGCAAGCCCGTCAGGCACACCGGCAACCTCCACGGCCGCAGGAGCCACCGGGGCAGAACTAAGCCGTGCCGGGACGGGAAGCACCACCGCTTGAAAATGCTGCGGGGCCCCTCGGAGCACCCGTCCAGCGAGAGCGGCAGCCTCCACAACAGCCACTCCGAGGGCTACCCCAGCGGCAGGACCAGCCCGGCCAGCGCCCGGCCGCGGGGGCCGCAGGACGGGGACGCGCTCCCCAGCCCCTCGGAGGGCAGCGACGGCGGGCGGCGGGTGCCCGACTTCGCCGAGGCTCGCCGGAGGAGCGGCAGCCGGGACAACCTGCGGCCGGGCGGCAGCGCCGAGAGGGAGGCGAAGCGCCGCTCCTACCCCCTCAACGTGGGCAGCCACAACGGCGGCCTCAAGGGCAGCAAGTACGACATCAACCTGGCCGGCGGCGACGGCGCGGCCGGCATGAAGACCGGCCTCTGGAAGAGCGAAACCACCGTGTGA